The Verrucomicrobium spinosum DSM 4136 = JCM 18804 genome includes a region encoding these proteins:
- a CDS encoding c-type cytochrome, with product MSCCRFLFASLVCSLAASSLPAEPQWIWASTKAVDKEKPSFRKTFEVAGDAKSAILKLTCDNGATAFLNGKQVLVNPDWQEPSQADVKASLKPGSNELVIKASNEGGMAGLVAVLTVEGSDGKKTVVETGNGWEVAAENTTDWKPAVTVAKYGAGPWGDVFGKGGKGAGANNAPGTATDPKDIAVLPGFKVNLLYTVPKADQGSWVSMTTDPQGRMLVGDQYGGIYRVTLPPVESNAQAKVETLDLKIGGAHGLLYAFDSLYVMVNEKGAPQNQGRESGLYRLKDLGKGQFAEPQLLRAIKGGGEHGPHTIALSPDGKSFYIDCGNHTQLPVNMEFSRAARAWGEDHILPRMWDANGHARGILAPGGYIARTDPEGKSVELFCYGFRNQFDLAFNDAGDLFTFDADMEWDLGSPWYRPTRINHCVSGADYGWRSGSGKWPTYYPDSLPATVDIGPGSPTGVAAGTGASFPAKYQHAIYAADWTYGTMYAIHSTPKGGTYESVKEEFVSGKPLPLTDVLIHPQDGAMYFAVGGRRTQSALYRVTYVGKESTAKVGPLAPTQEMQLRRQLEKFHVDGSHPDAIGQAWPHLSHPDRFVRYAARVAIEKQPVDLWDKKAIMESNVQGRIEALIALSRVGNKSHQSPVLESLATIDYNSLDQEHQLQLLRAWQLALVRFGKPAPDVCLKLAEKLEPLFPQKSNAANQELSQILIFLDSKQVVAKTLGLMATAKDESGQLASEELLARNSGYARAAGDVHSSQPNRQQISYMFALRNARLGWTPELRQTYFSWFPRARQWKGGNSFKGFIENTRQEALANFVPDADRAALDQLSSKSDAQTVANYVAPKGPGKAYTIEDVLKLAQGGLKNRSYENGKAMFNSTMCLTCHRFNGDGGSIGPDITGSGNRYTLRDLLENIIDPSKVISDQYDSHQIIRTDGSMIIGRAVGEENGVTMVMMNPFAPTQLTKIKNEEIKEKKPYAVSMMPPGLINTLNPDEVLDLVAYILSAGNPQDARFAK from the coding sequence ATGTCCTGTTGTCGTTTCCTCTTTGCATCCCTGGTGTGCTCCCTGGCCGCCAGCTCGTTACCCGCCGAACCCCAGTGGATCTGGGCCTCCACCAAGGCCGTGGACAAGGAGAAACCCTCCTTCCGCAAAACTTTCGAGGTGGCTGGCGATGCCAAGTCCGCCATTCTGAAACTGACCTGTGACAACGGGGCCACTGCCTTCCTCAATGGCAAGCAGGTGCTGGTGAACCCGGACTGGCAGGAGCCGAGCCAGGCAGATGTGAAAGCCTCGCTCAAGCCGGGCTCGAACGAGTTGGTGATCAAGGCCTCCAACGAAGGGGGTATGGCCGGTCTGGTGGCCGTGCTGACCGTGGAAGGCAGTGATGGAAAGAAGACGGTGGTGGAAACAGGGAACGGCTGGGAGGTCGCGGCAGAAAACACCACGGACTGGAAGCCTGCCGTCACGGTGGCCAAGTACGGGGCGGGCCCCTGGGGGGATGTGTTTGGCAAAGGAGGCAAGGGGGCCGGTGCCAACAATGCGCCGGGTACGGCGACGGATCCGAAGGACATTGCAGTACTGCCAGGGTTCAAGGTAAATCTGCTCTACACCGTGCCGAAGGCCGATCAAGGCTCCTGGGTGAGCATGACGACAGATCCGCAGGGGCGGATGCTGGTCGGCGACCAGTATGGTGGCATCTATCGCGTGACATTGCCCCCGGTGGAGTCCAATGCCCAGGCCAAAGTTGAGACACTGGACTTGAAGATCGGCGGGGCGCACGGGCTGCTCTACGCGTTCGACAGCCTCTATGTGATGGTGAATGAAAAGGGCGCTCCCCAGAACCAGGGGCGTGAGAGCGGTCTCTATCGCCTGAAAGATCTGGGCAAGGGCCAGTTTGCCGAACCGCAACTCCTGCGCGCTATCAAGGGCGGTGGCGAACATGGACCCCACACCATCGCCTTGAGCCCCGATGGCAAGTCATTCTACATTGACTGTGGGAATCACACTCAGCTGCCAGTGAACATGGAGTTCTCCCGCGCAGCCCGGGCCTGGGGGGAGGATCACATCCTGCCCCGCATGTGGGATGCCAACGGCCATGCTCGCGGCATCCTGGCTCCTGGCGGCTACATTGCCAGGACGGATCCAGAGGGCAAATCGGTGGAACTGTTCTGCTATGGCTTCCGCAACCAGTTTGACCTGGCCTTCAACGATGCGGGGGATCTTTTTACCTTTGACGCCGACATGGAGTGGGACCTGGGCAGCCCCTGGTACCGGCCTACCCGCATCAATCATTGCGTGAGCGGTGCCGACTACGGCTGGAGGAGTGGTTCAGGGAAATGGCCCACGTACTACCCAGACAGCCTGCCTGCCACGGTGGACATCGGTCCCGGCAGCCCCACCGGCGTCGCCGCGGGCACGGGTGCCAGCTTCCCCGCGAAGTACCAGCACGCCATCTATGCGGCGGACTGGACTTACGGCACCATGTACGCCATTCACAGCACGCCCAAGGGAGGCACCTACGAGAGCGTGAAGGAAGAGTTTGTGAGCGGCAAACCACTCCCACTGACAGATGTGCTCATTCATCCGCAAGATGGTGCCATGTACTTCGCAGTGGGAGGGCGTCGCACCCAGAGCGCGCTCTATCGTGTGACCTACGTGGGCAAGGAGTCCACGGCGAAGGTCGGTCCACTTGCCCCCACACAGGAGATGCAGTTGCGGCGTCAGCTTGAAAAGTTTCACGTGGATGGGAGTCATCCCGATGCGATTGGCCAGGCCTGGCCCCACCTTTCTCATCCAGACCGGTTTGTGCGCTACGCCGCCCGGGTGGCAATCGAGAAGCAGCCGGTGGACCTCTGGGACAAGAAAGCGATCATGGAATCCAATGTGCAGGGTCGCATCGAGGCGCTCATTGCCTTGAGCCGTGTTGGCAACAAGAGCCACCAGTCTCCGGTCCTGGAATCGCTGGCCACGATTGACTACAACAGTCTCGACCAGGAGCACCAGTTGCAACTCCTGCGGGCCTGGCAGCTGGCGTTGGTGCGCTTTGGCAAACCGGCACCCGATGTGTGCCTGAAACTGGCAGAGAAGCTGGAGCCGCTGTTCCCCCAGAAGAGCAATGCGGCCAATCAGGAGTTGAGCCAGATCCTCATCTTCCTGGACTCCAAGCAGGTGGTGGCCAAGACGCTGGGACTCATGGCCACGGCCAAAGATGAAAGCGGCCAACTCGCCTCTGAGGAGCTGCTGGCGCGCAACTCCGGCTATGCCCGCGCTGCCGGTGACGTGCACTCCAGCCAGCCCAATCGCCAGCAGATCTCGTACATGTTTGCCCTGCGCAATGCGCGCCTGGGCTGGACACCGGAACTGCGGCAGACCTATTTCTCCTGGTTTCCCCGCGCCCGTCAGTGGAAGGGCGGAAACAGCTTCAAGGGGTTCATTGAAAATACCCGCCAGGAAGCGCTGGCGAACTTCGTGCCGGATGCGGATCGCGCCGCACTGGACCAGCTCTCCAGCAAGTCCGATGCCCAGACGGTGGCAAACTACGTGGCACCCAAAGGGCCGGGCAAGGCCTACACCATCGAAGACGTGCTCAAGCTCGCACAGGGAGGCTTGAAAAACCGCAGCTACGAGAATGGCAAAGCCATGTTCAACTCCACCATGTGCCTCACCTGCCACCGCTTCAACGGCGACGGCGGCAGCATCGGGCCGGACATCACGGGCTCTGGCAACCGTTATACCTTGCGCGATTTGCTGGAAAACATCATCGATCCCAGCAAGGTCATCTCCGACCAATACGACAGTCATCAGATCATCCGCACGGATGGCAGCATGATCATTGGCCGAGCGGTGGGTGAGGAGAATGGCGTCACCATGGTGATGATGAATCCGTTTGCCCCCACGCAGCTGACGAAGATCAAGAACGAGGAGATCAAGGAGAAAAAGCCCTATGCGGTGAGCATGATGCCTCCAGGGTTGATTAACACCTTGAACCCCGATGAGGTGCTGGATCTGGTGGCCTACATCCTGTCGGCGGGAAATCCGCAGGACGCGCGGTTTGCGAAGTGA
- the hrpA gene encoding ATP-dependent RNA helicase HrpA has protein sequence MPAIRYPADLPITARREEILATIRSHQVVVLAGETGSGKTTQLPKMCLEAMPEGTRGQIGCTQPRRVAAMSVSRRVAEELGVQWGREVGCKMRFNDDTSRDTRIKFMTDGILLAEIQSDPLLRNYAMLILDEAHERSLNIDFLLGYLQGLLKKRPDLKVLITSATIDTEAFSKAFGNAPIIEVSGRMYPVDIRYAPVEAGDDDLSLLEAAVNAVEDALIESENGDVLVFMPTERDIRETRDLLDGRLGRGIEVLALFGRMPAAEQQRIFAPGPKRRVVIATNVAETSITIPRIRYVVDTGLARISRYNPRTRTKRLPVEEVSQSSANQRAGRAGRIQDGICIRLYSQEDFEKRPKFTQPEIQRANLAEVILRMKAFRLGEIESFPFINPPVSAAIRSGYQLLHELGALSEVHDMTPLGRELARLPLDPTLGRMLLQARKEGALAEMLVIAAGLSVPDPRERPEEAKEQAAAAHKAFTCPDSDFLTLLRIWQAAPDVENRSNNALRKFCKSNFLSLTRMREWRDIWRQLSDTLDDEGEPLPKLEDRTASHDDAVHRSILAGQLGNIALREERNLYKAAGNRQVMVFPGSCLYERREKKPGKPGTEKSKQPLWMVAGEIVQTSQLFARTLAKIDPAWVADIGSHLCQHKYSEPHWHGRSGRVLVTQRTLVHGLEVMKQSIDFGKVDPVGATQLFIRGALLHGESQLPHRFFQHNRKLRDKIETTLTRVRSQRVYDIEEALFRYYEARIQDVSSVHDLNRLVNDRIRTEPDFLCAREVDLTGGDELTFDIALFPDRVDLGNSVLPVSYAYTPGKEEDGVTVQVPLPVAEHLTSGQIQWMVPGLREEQINVLLRALPKVVRRQLMPIDPKVREIAREFDPGRGDFLEALARFIGIKYRVEVKASDWPAQSIPAHLQPRVEVVDQKKQTVITARDLETIKATVKKQEVKSDAWDRMVRSVERYALSSWSFGDLPESLVVEEINGTPVLGYPGLMLRDGEVDVRLFRKKEEAVRSSPPAIRKLAEAALGKDIAWLWKELRNLGGGSVYKAPANFQAALSSFDLTGTKPTPLESGDLLQQQAQEHILQHALRLEPVLPLTTKRFNQLCENVRKELPTYAHKVRDLVKQVQDLKQKLLQSPKKYPGMEKDVARLTPPGLLAKTPHQQLLQLPRFLKAIQVRAERASINPAKDADKADLIADYDNWERYVAEADHETFRWMLEEYRVSVFAQELGTAQPVSAKRLEAMMS, from the coding sequence ATGCCTGCGATCCGTTATCCCGCTGATCTTCCCATCACGGCCCGCCGAGAGGAAATTCTCGCGACCATTCGCAGCCATCAGGTGGTGGTGCTGGCCGGGGAGACCGGCTCTGGCAAAACCACCCAGTTGCCCAAGATGTGTCTGGAAGCGATGCCTGAGGGCACGCGCGGCCAGATCGGCTGCACCCAGCCCCGCCGCGTGGCCGCCATGAGCGTGTCCCGCCGTGTGGCGGAGGAGCTGGGCGTCCAGTGGGGCCGGGAGGTGGGGTGCAAGATGCGTTTCAACGACGACACCAGTCGGGACACCCGCATCAAATTCATGACAGACGGCATCCTGCTGGCGGAGATCCAGTCCGATCCCCTGCTGCGGAACTATGCGATGCTCATTCTGGATGAGGCCCATGAGCGCTCGCTCAACATCGATTTCCTCCTGGGCTACCTTCAGGGCCTGCTGAAAAAGCGGCCCGACCTCAAGGTGCTCATCACCTCCGCGACGATCGACACGGAGGCCTTTTCCAAGGCCTTTGGCAACGCCCCCATCATCGAGGTCTCCGGCCGCATGTACCCGGTGGACATTCGCTACGCCCCGGTCGAGGCCGGCGACGACGATCTCAGCCTGCTGGAGGCGGCGGTCAATGCGGTGGAAGACGCCCTCATCGAGTCTGAGAACGGTGACGTTCTCGTCTTCATGCCCACAGAGCGCGACATCCGGGAGACGCGCGACCTTCTGGACGGCCGGCTCGGCCGTGGCATTGAGGTCCTGGCCCTCTTCGGCCGCATGCCCGCGGCGGAGCAGCAGCGCATCTTTGCCCCCGGGCCGAAGCGCCGCGTGGTCATCGCCACGAACGTGGCCGAGACCTCCATCACCATCCCGCGCATCCGCTATGTGGTGGACACCGGGCTGGCCCGCATCAGCCGGTACAATCCTCGAACCCGCACCAAGCGATTGCCGGTGGAGGAGGTCTCCCAGAGCAGCGCCAACCAGCGCGCCGGTCGTGCCGGTCGTATCCAGGACGGCATCTGCATCCGCCTGTATTCGCAGGAGGACTTTGAGAAGCGGCCGAAGTTCACCCAGCCGGAGATCCAGCGGGCGAACCTCGCCGAGGTCATCCTGCGCATGAAGGCCTTTCGCCTCGGCGAGATCGAAAGTTTCCCCTTCATCAACCCGCCCGTGTCTGCCGCCATCCGCTCCGGCTACCAGCTCCTGCATGAGCTCGGAGCCTTGAGCGAGGTTCATGACATGACCCCCCTGGGCCGGGAGCTGGCCCGCCTGCCACTCGATCCCACACTGGGTCGCATGCTACTACAGGCCCGCAAGGAAGGTGCCCTGGCAGAGATGCTGGTCATCGCTGCTGGCCTCAGCGTCCCCGACCCACGCGAACGCCCTGAGGAAGCCAAAGAGCAGGCTGCTGCCGCACACAAGGCCTTCACCTGCCCGGACTCAGACTTCCTCACGCTCTTGCGCATCTGGCAGGCCGCACCGGACGTGGAAAACCGCAGCAACAACGCCCTGCGAAAGTTCTGCAAGAGCAACTTCCTCTCCCTGACCCGCATGCGGGAGTGGCGGGACATCTGGCGTCAGCTTAGCGATACTCTCGATGACGAGGGGGAGCCTCTCCCCAAGCTGGAGGATCGCACCGCCAGCCATGACGACGCTGTGCATCGCAGCATTCTGGCGGGCCAGCTGGGCAACATCGCCCTGCGGGAGGAGCGCAATCTCTACAAGGCCGCGGGCAACCGTCAGGTCATGGTCTTCCCGGGCTCGTGCCTCTATGAACGCCGGGAGAAGAAGCCCGGGAAACCTGGCACGGAAAAATCAAAACAACCTCTGTGGATGGTGGCGGGAGAGATCGTGCAGACCTCTCAGTTGTTTGCGCGAACTCTGGCCAAAATCGATCCCGCCTGGGTGGCGGACATCGGCTCCCACCTCTGCCAGCACAAGTACAGCGAGCCCCACTGGCATGGCCGCTCTGGCCGCGTCCTCGTGACCCAGCGCACCCTCGTGCACGGACTTGAGGTGATGAAGCAGTCGATTGATTTTGGCAAGGTGGATCCCGTGGGAGCCACCCAGCTCTTCATCCGCGGAGCCCTGCTGCATGGCGAGTCCCAGCTCCCCCACCGCTTCTTCCAACACAACCGGAAGCTGCGTGACAAGATCGAGACCACGCTCACCCGCGTTCGCAGCCAGCGGGTGTACGACATCGAAGAGGCCCTTTTCAGATACTATGAGGCACGCATCCAGGACGTGTCCTCCGTTCACGATCTGAACCGCCTGGTGAATGATCGCATCCGCACGGAGCCAGATTTTCTCTGTGCCCGGGAGGTGGATCTCACTGGCGGTGATGAGCTGACGTTCGACATAGCGTTGTTCCCTGACCGGGTGGATCTGGGCAACTCGGTCCTGCCCGTGAGCTATGCTTATACTCCGGGCAAGGAGGAGGACGGCGTCACTGTTCAGGTCCCCCTGCCCGTGGCCGAACATCTCACCTCCGGACAGATCCAGTGGATGGTGCCCGGTCTCCGTGAGGAGCAGATCAATGTGCTCCTGCGCGCCCTCCCCAAAGTCGTGCGCCGCCAGCTCATGCCCATCGATCCCAAAGTCCGCGAGATCGCCCGCGAGTTTGATCCCGGCCGCGGTGACTTCCTCGAAGCACTTGCCCGCTTTATCGGCATCAAGTACCGCGTGGAGGTGAAGGCCTCCGACTGGCCCGCCCAGAGCATACCCGCCCACCTGCAACCACGCGTGGAGGTGGTGGATCAGAAAAAGCAGACGGTCATCACCGCCCGCGATCTCGAGACCATCAAGGCCACGGTCAAGAAGCAGGAGGTGAAGTCCGACGCCTGGGACCGGATGGTTCGCAGTGTGGAACGCTATGCCCTGAGCTCCTGGTCATTCGGCGACCTTCCAGAATCATTGGTGGTCGAGGAAATCAACGGAACTCCCGTCCTCGGCTATCCCGGCCTGATGCTACGCGATGGAGAAGTGGACGTTCGCCTCTTCCGCAAAAAGGAAGAAGCAGTGAGATCCAGCCCTCCCGCAATCCGGAAGCTGGCAGAAGCCGCCCTTGGCAAAGACATCGCCTGGTTGTGGAAGGAACTGCGGAATCTGGGCGGCGGCTCCGTGTACAAGGCTCCTGCCAATTTCCAGGCCGCCCTGTCCTCCTTCGATCTCACAGGAACCAAACCCACTCCGCTGGAATCAGGAGACCTGCTTCAGCAGCAGGCACAGGAACACATTCTCCAGCACGCGCTCCGGCTGGAGCCAGTGCTTCCTCTGACGACAAAACGTTTCAACCAACTCTGCGAGAACGTTCGCAAGGAACTTCCGACCTACGCCCACAAAGTGCGTGATCTGGTCAAGCAGGTGCAAGACCTGAAGCAAAAGCTCCTTCAGTCCCCAAAAAAATATCCCGGCATGGAGAAGGATGTAGCCCGGTTAACACCCCCTGGTCTGCTGGCAAAAACACCCCATCAGCAACTACTCCAACTTCCCCGCTTCTTGAAAGCCATTCAAGTGCGGGCAGAGCGGGCCAGCATCAACCCTGCCAAGGATGCAGACAAAGCCGACCTCATCGCCGACTACGACAACTGGGAACGCTACGTGGCAGAAGCTGACCACGAAACCTTCCGGTGGATGCTGGAAGAGTATCGCGTCTCCGTCTTCGCCCAGGAACTCGGCACCGCCCAGCCTGTGTCAGCAAAGCGGTTGGAAGCGATGATGAGTTAG
- a CDS encoding LacI family DNA-binding transcriptional regulator: MVTATGDGDAPPKVSLQDVARAAGVSAMTVSRVLHNSPKVSMKTRETVMEVARQLNYQPDAHLTRMMHLVRGRKDSKVRAVIAVIRESLPQDELHDPAYQYVSIKDIQKRAEQHGYHAEEFWLGRDGMTPGRLADILQARGIEGIIISPQSSQMKCAQFDFSRFSAATFGYGLREPSLHRSAGNMTLGIHRATDELNARGYKRIGLAITQWVDKRAESAYSGAMLHYQEGVPKKNRVPLLLFPHNDLRKCGEIFSSWVNTHRPDAIISFDTHVPGWLKKLGLRVPEDIGLVVHDWTDAMSGMAGIHQRREHVASAAVDLVATQLLHHERGVPEVPRQILIPPAWVDGASIRPLKGP, from the coding sequence GTGGTCACTGCGACAGGGGATGGTGATGCACCACCGAAGGTGAGTTTGCAGGATGTGGCCCGCGCTGCTGGGGTGTCGGCGATGACGGTCTCGCGTGTGCTGCACAATTCGCCCAAGGTCTCCATGAAGACCCGGGAGACGGTGATGGAGGTGGCGCGGCAGTTGAACTACCAGCCGGATGCGCATCTCACGCGGATGATGCACCTCGTGCGGGGACGGAAAGACTCGAAAGTGCGAGCGGTGATTGCCGTGATCCGGGAGTCGCTCCCCCAGGATGAACTGCACGACCCGGCCTATCAGTATGTGTCGATCAAGGACATCCAGAAACGGGCCGAGCAGCATGGCTACCATGCAGAGGAGTTTTGGCTGGGACGGGATGGCATGACGCCGGGGCGGCTGGCGGATATCCTGCAGGCTCGCGGCATCGAGGGGATCATCATTTCTCCGCAGTCATCCCAAATGAAATGTGCGCAGTTCGACTTCTCCCGGTTCTCCGCTGCGACATTCGGGTATGGGCTTCGGGAGCCATCCCTGCATCGGTCTGCTGGGAACATGACGCTGGGAATTCATCGGGCGACGGATGAACTCAACGCCCGGGGCTACAAGCGCATCGGCCTGGCCATCACGCAGTGGGTGGACAAGAGGGCGGAAAGTGCCTATAGCGGGGCCATGCTCCACTACCAGGAGGGAGTGCCCAAGAAGAACCGGGTGCCCCTGCTGTTGTTTCCTCACAACGACCTGCGCAAGTGCGGAGAGATATTCTCCAGTTGGGTAAACACCCACCGCCCTGACGCGATCATCAGCTTCGACACCCATGTGCCCGGGTGGTTAAAGAAGCTGGGGCTCAGGGTGCCGGAGGATATTGGCCTTGTGGTGCATGACTGGACGGACGCCATGAGTGGGATGGCGGGCATTCATCAGCGGCGGGAGCACGTGGCCAGTGCAGCAGTGGACCTGGTGGCCACCCAGTTGCTCCATCATGAGCGGGGCGTGCCGGAGGTGCCCCGACAAATCTTGATTCCTCCAGCATGGGTGGACGGGGCGTCGATTCGCCCTTTGAAGGGGCCTTGA
- a CDS encoding sialidase family protein — translation MKTLPLFCAGSLSLCLLPSLHAAAAETAPAPSQVPASVLDLAMQPSELITNPGPKYSAEQRDYAMVIGMDRTPKGRIWSAWVAGGDSDLGYFVLASSDDDGATWSKPRLVIDPPEAPTGLRKRILVGNLWTDPTGKLWLFYDQSMGYYDGRAGVWAITCENPDAENPTWSEPRRIWHGLTLNKPIVLKNGEWLLPISLWTRDRIGPAELRDGFKELDEFRMANIFVSTDQGKTWNRRGGVAVPETDFDEHMFVELKDGRLWLMARTKYGIAESFSSDQGRTWTAAQPSTIQNVSSRFFFRRLASGNLLLVKNGPLNERLKGRSHMTAYLSDDEGKSWKGGLIIDERGGVSYPDGFQAPDGTIYITHDHNRDEDREILFAKFKEEDVLAGKFTVPGSAGMLMVSKALGKNIGEITYNGIQLDSEWPPRTQDPKSTEPMAVPYLTNPPAVIPINFGRQLFVDDFLIEQTDLKRTYHAAEKYSGNPVFKAETPEENKPSTIGETGQEAVCYLGHGGVFFDPKEKHFKMFYTAGWRGGLAQATSQDLLHWDRPNLGLVGGNVILPGGKQWAGGDNSVWLDLSSKLPEERYKLLTDRQPHTIHTSPDGRIWSQGIPTGKAGDYCSFFYNPFRKKWVYSIKQGGPRGRSRYYAETSDFLKGADWKNSVYWTNADQLDPEDPEIGEAPQLYSLNAVAYESLMLGEFYILQGPNNEICDKGKFPKVTQVMLGFSRDGFHWHRPERRPFIAATKKEGDWDRAYIHGTTGVMVVKDDRLYFPYTGYSGIAPSGTRGMYTGASIGLATLRRDGFASMGAGATTGTLTTRPVAFNGAHLFVNVNAPQGSLKAEVLNEAGKVIEPYTVGNCEAIKADSTRTRVQWKGTADLESVRGKAVRLRFHLTNGQLYSFWTTSHLSGASGGYIGSGGPGFPGVVDTVGDGSQAAK, via the coding sequence ATGAAAACACTGCCCCTCTTCTGCGCTGGCTCTCTGTCCCTGTGCCTGCTCCCCTCTCTTCACGCCGCCGCAGCGGAGACGGCCCCCGCTCCTTCTCAGGTGCCAGCCTCCGTACTCGATCTGGCGATGCAGCCATCGGAACTGATCACCAATCCCGGTCCCAAATATTCTGCTGAGCAGCGCGACTACGCGATGGTGATCGGGATGGACCGCACGCCGAAGGGTCGCATCTGGTCGGCCTGGGTGGCTGGAGGAGACAGTGATCTCGGCTATTTCGTGCTGGCGTCCAGTGACGACGATGGCGCGACCTGGTCCAAGCCCCGTCTGGTGATCGATCCCCCGGAAGCTCCCACCGGCCTGCGCAAACGCATCCTGGTGGGCAATCTCTGGACGGACCCAACTGGCAAGCTCTGGCTCTTCTATGATCAGTCCATGGGCTACTACGATGGCCGAGCCGGCGTGTGGGCCATCACCTGCGAAAACCCGGACGCGGAGAATCCCACTTGGTCTGAGCCCCGTCGCATCTGGCACGGACTCACGCTGAACAAGCCGATTGTATTGAAGAATGGCGAGTGGCTGCTGCCTATCTCTCTGTGGACACGCGACCGTATCGGCCCTGCCGAACTGCGGGATGGCTTCAAGGAACTGGATGAGTTCCGGATGGCAAACATCTTCGTCTCCACCGATCAGGGCAAAACCTGGAATCGTCGCGGCGGCGTGGCCGTGCCCGAGACGGACTTCGACGAGCACATGTTCGTGGAACTCAAGGACGGCCGTCTCTGGCTGATGGCACGCACCAAATATGGCATTGCCGAGAGCTTCTCCTCCGACCAGGGCCGCACCTGGACCGCAGCACAGCCTTCAACCATCCAGAATGTCAGCTCGCGATTCTTCTTCCGCCGGCTCGCCTCGGGAAATTTGCTGCTGGTCAAGAACGGACCGCTGAATGAGCGACTCAAGGGCCGCAGCCACATGACGGCCTACCTTTCCGACGATGAGGGCAAAAGCTGGAAAGGTGGCTTGATCATCGATGAACGCGGTGGTGTCTCCTATCCCGATGGCTTCCAAGCCCCCGATGGCACCATTTACATCACCCACGATCACAACCGGGACGAAGACCGTGAGATCCTCTTTGCGAAGTTCAAAGAGGAAGATGTGCTGGCAGGCAAGTTCACCGTGCCCGGCTCTGCCGGCATGCTGATGGTGAGCAAGGCTCTAGGTAAAAACATCGGCGAGATCACCTACAACGGCATCCAGCTCGACAGCGAGTGGCCGCCCCGCACCCAGGATCCGAAATCGACGGAGCCCATGGCGGTGCCCTATCTGACGAATCCGCCCGCGGTGATCCCCATCAATTTCGGACGCCAGCTCTTTGTGGACGACTTCCTCATTGAGCAGACCGATCTTAAGCGCACCTACCATGCGGCCGAGAAGTACTCGGGCAACCCCGTCTTCAAAGCCGAAACTCCTGAAGAGAACAAGCCCTCCACCATCGGAGAGACCGGTCAGGAGGCCGTCTGCTACCTGGGACACGGCGGCGTTTTCTTCGACCCCAAGGAAAAGCACTTCAAGATGTTCTACACCGCCGGATGGCGGGGCGGGCTGGCTCAGGCCACAAGCCAGGATCTGCTGCATTGGGACCGTCCCAATCTCGGTCTGGTGGGCGGCAATGTGATCCTGCCGGGAGGCAAGCAATGGGCCGGAGGTGACAACTCAGTGTGGCTGGACTTGAGCTCCAAGCTGCCCGAGGAACGCTACAAGCTGCTGACGGACCGCCAGCCGCATACCATCCACACCTCCCCGGACGGCCGCATCTGGTCGCAAGGCATCCCAACGGGCAAAGCCGGCGACTACTGCTCCTTCTTCTACAATCCCTTCCGCAAGAAGTGGGTGTACAGCATCAAGCAGGGTGGCCCACGTGGGCGCAGTCGCTACTACGCGGAGACCAGTGACTTCCTCAAAGGAGCGGACTGGAAGAACTCTGTGTACTGGACGAATGCTGACCAACTGGACCCAGAGGATCCTGAGATCGGCGAAGCCCCCCAGCTCTACAGCCTCAATGCCGTAGCCTACGAAAGCTTGATGCTGGGTGAGTTCTACATCCTCCAAGGCCCCAACAATGAGATCTGCGACAAGGGCAAGTTTCCGAAGGTCACCCAGGTGATGCTGGGATTCAGCCGCGACGGCTTCCACTGGCACCGCCCGGAGCGCAGGCCCTTCATCGCCGCCACTAAAAAAGAAGGTGACTGGGACCGTGCTTACATCCACGGCACTACCGGCGTGATGGTGGTGAAGGATGACCGCCTCTACTTCCCATACACCGGGTACTCCGGCATCGCTCCCAGCGGCACCCGCGGCATGTACACCGGGGCCAGCATCGGTCTCGCCACCCTGCGTCGGGACGGTTTTGCCTCCATGGGGGCCGGTGCCACGACCGGCACGCTGACCACCCGCCCGGTGGCATTCAATGGCGCTCACCTCTTCGTGAATGTGAATGCCCCTCAGGGCAGCCTTAAAGCCGAAGTCCTGAACGAGGCGGGCAAGGTGATCGAGCCCTATACTGTCGGCAATTGCGAAGCGATAAAGGCAGACAGCACCCGCACCAGGGTGCAGTGGAAGGGCACAGCCGATCTGGAGAGCGTGCGCGGGAAGGCAGTGCGCCTGCGCTTCCATCTCACCAACGGTCAGCTCTACTCGTTCTGGACAACCTCGCACCTCAGCGGTGCCAGCGGAGGCTACATCGGCTCTGGCGGCCCTGGATTCCCAGGAGTGGTGGATACAGTGGGCGACGGCTCACAGGCGGCAAAATGA